The Cannabis sativa cultivar Pink pepper isolate KNU-18-1 chromosome 8, ASM2916894v1, whole genome shotgun sequence genomic interval GTCGTACCATTCGGTTATACATTGTGAACGATCTACACAAAAAGTAAATTTAATTagcatatataaatttataaataaagaaCACGCTAACATATTGGGATGTTTGATATAGAacttacgtggatataataAAGTTCAAATCATCCGGGATGTCGTCGTTGCCTGAATCCAAGTACGCCACCGTCTGCGTACTTGGCTGGATGACTACAAGCATCCAGTGAAACATCTTCCTGCTCGGACAAATAAGTGTAAAACTGTTaacatatacataataataaattttatgaagAGTTAAAAATACCGAAATTATTTAGTTTACATCTACATATACCTATTATTATATGGGGCAATAAGCCATTTCTCTGAATTAGTCATCCTAGTCATTCGAGCGACTAGTGCTTGGCAACGATTACTCTTATCCCCTGCATCGGTGGAAATCGCACCCGGATTCAAAAATTCATAGACTCGATTCAACCCACCCATGTCCAACAGTCTTTCTTTAAGGTACTTGATAAAATGTCATAATTAATAACTGTTGCTGTCAAATGAACATTAGCGAGTTTATTATTAAGAGTTATAAATCATACTTGCACCAAACTCCTATTTGTTGGGCTCCCAAGTATTGCATGGTGCACAATTCTTGAATGTCACTCTTAGCAAGCCAAATAGAGTCATCTGCGACCCCAAATAGCTCATTCTGGACTTGGAATTGGAGCATGGATGACTTGGGCCACCTTTTGACGAAGTTCCAAAATGCAATAATGGAAGAAGTTTGGCGTGGTTGGGCATACTTTGCATTAACTTTTGCCTTACTCGGCCTCCCAGGGTGTTTTAGAGGCTGTGTTGGAGGACCGAGTAAATCTTCAGAGCTTTTCTTCACGGGTTGCTTCTGAAGTTTCTTGGTGGGTGGTTGTgtctatatatatgaaaaaaaacaaTAAGTTAGCAATGCCATTAACTAATAAACACAATAAGTTAAGTAAACAAATTGAAACATACCAAATATTTCCCAACAGGTGTAAGATAGTCTTTTGGCCATGCCACATGACCATTTATAGCTTGACCTACTGTCATCAATGAATCGTCGACTAAGGGATAGTGCATTCTCCATATTGGCTTCTTCGATATATACCCGACGATAATCTTTGTGTATAGGTATTCTTCCATGTTGATGGAAAACTTTCCATCTTTCAAATATTTCTCCTTCACAATGTGGCCTGAAGCAACCTTCAGTACCATCCCACTAGGCTCCAACAGACAGTGCATCCAACATGGTAAGGTCTATAAATCCAAAACAAACAAGCAACAACTCAATTTGTAAGTTGaccatatttataattttgcatttgAATAATTCGTAAACTAACATTAAGATTACCTCTTCCGAACTACCACCAGTAGGTGGCGGTGCTGCTGCTGGAGCAATTTCCTCTCGAAAATGCGGGGGTGATGGAGAGTAGACATTAGCAGTACCCGATGGTTGTGCTATGGGATCTGGTGCAGAGTAGACATTGGCATCACCTGACGGTTGTGCTATGGGATCTGGTGCAGAGTAGACATTGGCAGCACTCGACGGTCGTGCTACTGGTTCGGAGGCAATGTCAACGTTCGGTGGTTCAGTTGATGCTCCTCCAACACCGGAACCAGATGCAACGCTGCTATGCTGGGAACTAATAAGACGAATGAGCTCATCCACTTTATCCTCCAACTTTCTGTTGCATTCCTCTGTCTCACGCACGCGTCTCTCCAATTCAGATGATGCCTGGTTCGACCCATCGACATTTTTCCCTTTAGGGCGTGGTGTGTTGAAATATTGGGTTTGGGTGACGCCGAAACCCATGGCTCGAACCCGACCACCATGCTCATCTGTCCCGAGCGCCATGGTCAGCACGTCTCTTTTACCTTCCACTTGTACAAGACCCTCTGCCACTTGCTTGCGTAATTCATCCTACAAACAAAACAATTAGAGTTCGAAATAAATTATGAAGCATAAGAATTaatacaaacaaaattaaactttaaacttaCAATCCGTTTAACGACTTCTGCAGTTGGGCCCTCCACCTCGACATTAGACTTAGTGCGAGATCTTTTCCAAATTTCAGATCTATCAAATTCAGTAATTTGGTGGCCGACCTCTTTCTCCATCTGTTCTTGAATCATCCTTACACCACCTCGTCCAGTGCGATGGGGATAAAGATTACAAGCCCTACTCTCTTAGGCCCTCTTCCTCTTCACACCAAATTCTGGACTTAATCTCGAGTCCACAAACTCTCTCCATTCttgcaaattaattattttttcataaagTTTGGGGGGCTTCTCGAGAAGATGGGGAGCGACAtctttgaatgtaaaaatacCTTCTGTTAGGGTACTTTTCCAATCTTTCCACCTATCTCCACCTTTAGCAATTGTCATCCTCTTATCTCGTATGCGGTACATCAAACGCGACCTGCAACATTGACAATAGTATAGTTATAAGTACCTTGTTTTATAATCAATAATGAAGATCTCGAATAATAGAATTAATTTTACCTTTATGTGTTcccataattagtttttaaggTCCTGGCTCACTTTAGGCCACGTAATGTCTCTAAGTGGAATATTAGTTCGCACCCATGCTCCAATTCGGGTAACTTTTGCCGTCCCTCCCGTTCCCCAGTGTTGTCCGTAGTGATTGTACTCAATCTCCATCTTTTTTCCCTCGCTAACCATTTTTGTTATATCATTTCGTTTGCTTCTCCCGCGAGTATTTTTTTGTGTTTGTTCTTCAGGATCACCACTACCTTCTTCCACGGATGGCTGTTCAAGATCAACACTAGATCCTTCTGGCAAGGATGGACCATCATTACCATCATAATCCAACCATGCACTCCACTCATCGTCCCCACCTCGTTCCATGATATAAAAGCCTACACAAATTTAAAATCATACATTAGAATATACAAGAATAGTCAAAATAATAGCTAAAtgtaaatatatgaaaaagactAAATACCAATACGTGTTTGATATATGAATCATGTGTTGATAGATTCGTTCAACCATAATCCTTCACCATCATCACGAGATGATATGATATCGTCCCCAACGGTGACATCAACAGGTGGTGGGGTGATTTGATGAATTTGGTCACTAAGCATGAGATCATCGCCATTACACTCTTGATTATCATAATCTTTTGGTTGTGTCGTCAAGACAACTGACCAGCGTGCATCTAATGGATCACTCATGTAAAACACTTGACTTGCTTGGGACGCCATTATAAACCTATCGGACTTGTGTCCGATTCGGTTCAAGTCCACCAACTTGAATCCAAATTCATCGTCTTTGACCCCATTATCACTCCTAACCCAATCACAAAGAAAAACAGGGATTCGAAAACTACTGTAATCTAATTCCCAAATTTCTTGAATTACACCGTAAAAAGACATGTCACATTCAATAGGGTTTTTGTCTTTTGAACTAGATATTTGGAAAGCCTTAGCAACAATCATGACACCGCTATTTTGAgtttttctagatttatcacgGGCTTGGGTGCAAAATTGAGTACTATTTATATAGTACGATGGGAACTTTAGTACATCACACGAAGGACCTCGTGATATGCAAAGTAGTGTGTTGGACACACTACACGGAGATTCACACATTTCTGCATATACCTATGAACATAACAAGTTGATTAGTGAGTCAAGGTAAATCAACATATGATGCGTAACAAAACATTAATATTAATAGTACCTTGTTTTTTAACCATGTACTGAAATTTCGATAATGTTCATCTTGTACCCATTTTTGATTTCGTGCCTTAGTCGGATTAGTAGTCTTGATCCAATTAAAATGTTCCCTTCAAGTGTTCAATGGATTTGTTTTAGTTTGAATTGATATTATTAATATGTTTTAACAatgaaaaattaacttaaactTACTCAATGTACGGTTGGACAACATCAGTATTTTGCAACACAAGCCGGTGCGCTTCTTCACAATCAGCTCGACTCACACCACAAACAGAAAAACCCCTACCCCCTCTGCTTATTTCCCTATCGACCCGAGTAGAGCGAGAGCCAACAGTGGTAACCTCTGACAAGTAGTCTGAGCAGAATTCAATCGTCTCTTCAACGATGTATGATTCAACAATACAACCCTCAGGCCTACTTCTATTTCTGACATAACCCTTCAAGATTTTCATGTATCGTTCGAATGGGTACATCCATCTCAAGTACACAGGTCCACATAACTTTACTTCTCTCACCAAATGCACTGTTAGGTGGACCATTATGTCGAAAAAGGAAGGCGGGAAAAATTGTTCCAAGTAACACAAAACTTCTATAATTTCTATCTTGAGATTCTGTAACTTAGGCACATCAACCACTTTACAGAAAAGAGATTTGAAGAACAAACACAATCTCGTAATTGCATATCTAACTTTCTTTGGCAACACAGAACGGATACTCACTGGTAGAATATGTTGAATCAATATATGATGATCGTGAGATTTCAGACcactcaaaattaattttttcatatcTACCCAATCAGAGACATTTGAGGAGTACCCTTCAGGTACTTTCACCTGGGAGATAGAACCGCACAAAGATTGTTTTTCTGCTTTAGTTAGAGCATGACAAGCTGGTGGTAAGAACGTTCGTCGACCAACAACTTGTGGGTGTAAATTGGAACGAATCCCTAACTCTTTCAAATCTAAGCGGGATTTGATTCCATCTTTGCTACGCCCAGGAATATTGAACAAGGTATTAAGCAAGCTGTCTGACACATTTTTCTCGATGTGCATCACATCTAGATTATGACGTATCAACAAATGCTTCCAATACTCGAGCTCAAAAAATATTGACTTCTTCTTCCATGGCCCTTGAGGTTCATTTGCAACAACGTCACTTTTCTCACGAcgaccttttcttttctttggatTTGCTTTTCGCTTTCCAAGGTGGAATTGAACTTTATTCAACTTTTCTAACACTTGTTCCCCTAGCAAAGGTGGCGGTGGCAATCCAAATTCTTGCTTACCGTCAAATGCTTTCTTCCAAGTGCGAAACACATGTTCTTTTGGCAAAAACCTTCGGTGTCCCATGTAACACATCTTCTTCGAGTGTTTTAAATACATAGAACATGTTCTCTCCTCACAAATAGGACATGCTTTGTACCCTTTCACACTGTATCCAGAAAGATTTCCGAAAGCTGGAAAATCATTAATGGTCCACAGTAATATGGCTTTAAGATTGAACTCTTCTTTCCTAAAGGCATCGTAAGCAGAAACACCCTCATGCCACAATCGACTCAAGTCATCAACTAGAGGGGCTAAGTACACATCAATGTCATTACCAGGCTGTGAAGGGCTTGATATCAACAGTGTAAGCATAGTGAACTTCCTCTTCATTACCAACCAAGGCGGCAAGTTATACATCACAAGCAAAACTGGCCAGCAACTATACTTACTGCTAAGGCTGGTATGTGGATTGATTCCGTCGGCAGAAAGACCAAGACGGATATTCCTAGGTTCATTGCCAAATTCAGGCCACCTAGCATCGATTGATTTCCAAGCGGGTGAGTCAGCTGGATGTCTCATCTTACCATCTACCTTTCTATCGCTGGCATgccaaattaaattttttgcaTGATTGGCATTTTGAAAAAACCGAACCAAACGAGGTATTGGGGGTAAGTACCATAATACTTTTGCAGGGACACCAACCTTTACCTCGTcagaattctttttttttttgccaccTAGACTCACCACAAGTGGGACACCATATTGCATCCACAAACATCTTACGGTATAGGATGCAATCGTTAGGACATGCATGTATTTTTTCATATTGCATGCCTAACGAAGAAAGTGTCTTCTTCGCCTCATAAAAAGATGAAGGCACCACATTACCTTCCGGTAATAACTCTACTAGGAAAGCTAGTAAATGACTAGGTTATTTTGGCTGAAAAATTGGGGggaataatattaatatgtattaaaattaaaaaacaaaataatgggGTATgcccgacggttttaaaccgtcgggtataccccattattttttttttcgtatatttattattttaataataactgTCGCCTATTATTGTTGCTACTGTTCAAAACCGTCGGGAATGCTTATTTTTCCCGACGGTTTTGAacagttacttaatttttttagcgacggtccCAAAAAAAATTCGTTTTGAAAACCGTCGCGAAAACGaatatttgtagtagtgacCATAAAAAATAAGGGTTTtgtcatttttacacttcaattttttttttttgcatttttatagaattctacatagaaactcatATTGCAACTAACGGAGCAACCTAAATCACAACCAAAATTcgtatagcaacccacatagaaaccACTGTAGAAACCACCTGAAAAAACCCAAACagtaaatttcaaaataaaaataaaaatagtatatgtggtaattttccaaaaaatatacatgaataaaaaaattaataattgttttccAACCACACATCGTCTAACCAAATCCAATTCTCTCTCGATATGTTCCTCAAAAAATCTGATTCGTAAATAATtgttcaacaaaaaaaattatggaaaccactttttttttttttttttgaataataaattgcTTTATTAACCAATAACTTCAGCTACCAAACAAGATAGCAAATCAGTTGGAACATCCTCCAAACTGAAACGACGATTAGGAAATAACATAGCAGCCTTAGCAAAGTTATAGGCCACTACATTAGCAGATCGTTTCACAAAAACAACAGAAATAATACCAATAGTGTTAAACAAAGTCTTACAATCCCGAATAACTAAACCAAACAAAGAATGCATTTTTAAAGAGCTACGAATAGCCTGGATCGCCACAAGGCAATCAGACTCCAAAGAAACATTTTGCCATTGCATGTCTTTGATCCAACTAAGGGCCTCCTTGAGACCTATGGCTTCGGCAAGGGGGGGATCAACTGCACCGTGAGAGAGCACAGTTCTGGCTTCAATAAGCACACCGTCATGATTTCGGGCCACCATTCCTATACCGTAAGAATTTCCTCCATTAAATAAAGTCGCATCTACATCAACCTTGAGACTAGTTTCGGTTGGGGGTGTCCAATGCCCATTCCCATCACCCATCTGAAGTTCAGACCATGATGAATCCAAATTGGATTTTCTAGCATTCCTCCATTGCTCAAGGTACTTTGTTGCAAACACAACTACATTACTAGGATTAAAAACTTTTCCCTGCCATACAAGATTGTTTCGGGCAACCCATATTGCCCAACAAAAAGCTGCCAAAATACATTTCTGCTCACCATCTGACTGCAGAAAGCTGCTGGTGCACCACTGCAGAAACGAAGAACCTggtgcaacataaaatattgtctggaataaactgaaaatatacacaactaaaaaatagcataaaattagGAAAACAAATGCACAtatatacaacaaaaatattgtcTGGAATAAACTGAAAATATACACAACTAAAAATGCATATAAACTATAAACTGTACACGaaagaaaaacataaaaacaattaTAAAACAACTATTGAACAcctaaacaaaaatataaaaacaactataaaataacaaaaagacaATTATAAATTGACAAAATAATAACAACACATCAATCTTGTTATAAATATACAAATCATTCATAAATCAACTTTGAATAAACTAcaaaatatccaaaaaaaaaaaatatagtacttttattaatcatgtaagagataataaaaataagacgagtcctcttaatttttttgtaagagagaaaaagagtgtaaaaaaaatatgaaaaaagtgataaaagtaaaataatcatattttagtaaaggttaaaagaaattaattgaTATCTTGTTCTataaaatgtgattaattaaaaaaaatagttagaaATAGTTAGAGTGAgaatagtaaaaaaataaaaaagagaaaaaaaaaatagaataagtgtttgaattttatttttaaaaaaataataaaaataaaatttgtgagagtacaaaactattaaaaatacgagatataaaatttattatatatttttatgtatagtAGGTATTAGTAACATACAATACATGTTTGCTTAGAGTTGTATTGGAATTGCTattacttaatattaatttaaataataataataaacttccCAATCAACCCATTCCCAATTCAAAGATTGAGTACGAGGTAAGTACATCTAGACCTACTGAAGAAGCTAAATCAATTTCTATCCTTAGGCCTAGAAAAATTCAGAAAAAACACTCAAAGCGCTCATCGTTAGTTTACCGattttcttagttaattttcttatgggtttctaagttcccttattattaaggTGGACGATGAAATTCATTGTAtctaattaagtatttatttttatttgattttcagtacaatatatgcttatgctttttgcttcttaaaataatttccttcatctttaatatcacgTAGTTTTGAgagttataaattaataatgctTTGTtctacattttattaaaaataatattgtttgattttatgtatttacattaaattatttcacgtttaatgcttagaagttataattttaaagcgaaagaaaatctattttttgttaaaaaataattagtttgattactaattaaattataagaatcaatataaaatataaaatatatttatatacacttAAGTGGATACTGAATCCTTAATAATTCCCCTAAATATCACTGAAAATACTGTTACTATCATTTTTACCATTaaccactttattttattttgttaccaaaAATTTCACTATTTTCAgaattaggttagaattataatAACTTAGATTAAaaatgttttttcttttatctCATGTAATTCTTATGGGTTCGACCTCATTCTTCACAATCTCTACACTATAATAAAAATTTGTGCACTtgcgagttgataaatgtaaaacgtaCCATTTCGGTCACAACAGTGGTAGTGGCACTACTTCACTTTTCTTGACTCTAAAATGATCCTAGtgcaatgaaaaaaaaattaaattttggccACAACTCTCTCGATATGGCTTATAATTCACTACAACAATTTTGATAATTAGGGGCGGACCTATTACCGGCGGATTTAGGGGGTCCGCCGGTATtagtgtttattttttaaaaaaaattaaaaatataattaaaaaatattaataccggcggggtaccagtattagcggcggacaacCCCCGCCGGTATTTACGAGGCACCATTAATGCGGGAAAATACCTGCCCATTAATTCAAATTAGAATTAGCGGCGGATCAATACCGGCGGGGATCCGCCGCtaattctaattaaatattattttttgtattaataccggcggggtccagtattagcggcggacccccgcCGGTAATGTTTATCTATATAAACACACCCACTCCTGGTTCCCCCATTTCTTCCCTTTCatttttttcccaattttatttttctctcatttttctctctgaaaaccGAAGCAAACCCCCTCCAAACCGCCTCCCCcaattttttctctttgtttcTGCCTCCGTCTCCGCCTCCGCCTCCGTCTCCGTTTGAAGTGGTTTAGGTATTTATATTTACCAATAtatgttttatagtttattttttttggttttgtttgttaatgtaaatttttatgttataattTCAGAAATTGTAGAAGAGGTTTCAAATTTTTGGCTTGGAGAAGAGATCAGAAAATTTCATTTGTGTAAAGtatgttttttatttctatAAAATTTGTAGTTAGTATTATAAATCTGAaatgtattgtatatataaatattttaattaatatgtgTAAAATATTGTTAgtgtataaattaaaaatgtattaatttgttaaatctgtatttttttctgaaacaaaaaaaaaatctgtaatgtgttgtatatatataaatatatacagtaTATAGTATATAGTGtattctatatattatatattatacagtagATAGATagtatatagtatatatttttatgtacatttttatatatagtatatatattatttgtcttagtaaatatatgtaatatatagatTATTGTTTGAGTTTAATTGTTTATGTGTAATATATAGATTATTGTTTGAGtttaattgtttatgtattttGATTGtagttataattatttgtgTGGTTATaataatttcagttttgtatttagtaaaattttactaattaaaaaattgataaatttagtttaaatgttttaattataaataaaaaacttatatgaatatttgtgtaattattcttaattaacaagtaaaattttttaggtttttaataaatttatataattttaaaattaatacaatttattaaaataataattattgaaaatataaaattttgcttttaaatattttaataatttagtgttattttgtaattatttttaaatatgtgattatttataaaaaagaagttaattttttgaagaaagtttatgtaaataataaattaatattattgataaaaataattagtatttatataataaaataattaacaaaCATTAGAATGATTAGAAAaaacttttttattaaaaaaaaaaatatttttttaacaaacttaaatttaattatttatattaagttaattatattttttaattttttaaataatatgataattaaatttatttgtaaatatatttatgtaattattaaattgatatatttatttataaataaattaaatatttatataagtaattatttaaaaaaaaaatagagaaataaAATGAGTTTATTTAATAGTattgaatattaattttaataaataaaatataattaaaaattcgtAAATGACTATCatgaattaataataaataaaaaataaatcgataactaatatttcataaaaatttaaCCAAATAAAGTCTTTAACCAAATAAAACTTTAAACAATGTTGGTGTACACTTTGTTTAcaatatactaaaaataaactttaaccaAATAAATTACAATGTTGATTAATTTTCCTTTGCTAATaaaaacatattacaaataaaatttcttaaaatagcataagattttaattaatttatcacgttgaattcataaaatttcataaaatagcataagattttaattagtttattaaCATTGCTTAAACTcataaaactttaaaattctcttagATGACGATTGATAAGTCTTGGATTTCTTGGAGAAAACGCGGTAAAGAATATTGGGAGTGTCTACAAGTATTTTTGGCAATGGCttcaaattataaaaattcTGATGGAAAAATTAGATGTCCTTGTGTTAAATGCTTAAATACTCGATTTGAGCCTTTAAACATTGTGGAAGCGCATATATTTGATTGGGGTTTTGATAATGGTTATCAAAAGTGGATTTACCACGGGGAGTCAGAAACAGAAGTTGTTGCACGGACGGAAGTTGTTGAGCATATTttagatgatgaagatgacgagATGATTCCCATTGTTGAAGATTTTATTCGACCAACAACTGAAGATGTTCAACGCAATTCTGATTCTTTTCAATATTACGATGAGTTATTTGAAGAGATTGAATCTGAATTGTATCCTGGATGCCATTGGATTTCTTCACTTAACTTTCTAGCAAAGTTATTGCATTTGAAAGTTCGTGGAAAAATTCCTATCGGCGTATTTGatgaattattaaaattattgaatCTTGCTTTTTCGAAAGGAAATAAAATTCCATCGACGTACTATGAGGCTAAAAAGTGactaaaaaaattaggtttaggCTATCAGTCTATTCATGTGTGCGAGCATGATTGTTGCTTGTTTTATAAAGAGCATGCCACTAAAGATGCTTGTCCAATTTGTGGAACTAGTCGATGGATTACTTCAACAAAAGCTAATGGAAAAAGGGTGCCACGCAAGGTGTTGCGCTATTTTCCATTGACACCTCGGTTGAAAATATTATATGGTTCAAGACATACTGCAAAACACATGGTATGACATCATACTGGAAAATCGAAGGATGAACGAGTGATGCGTCACCCGGTTGATGGGATTGCTTGGAAGGACTTTGATGCTAAACATCCTGATTTTGCCAGTGAACCTAGAAATGTTCGCTTAGGTTTAGCTGCGGATGGctttaatccatttggcaacatgagccTAGCATATAGTATGTGGCCTGTCGTGTTAGCAAACTATAATCTTCCACCTTGGATGTGCATGAAAGACAATAATTTCATGTTGGCCCTACTAATTCCTGGACCAAAATCACCAGGAAAAGACATGGATGTTTTTCTAAGACCATTGGTGGATGAGCTGAAAGAGTTGTGGGTTGATGGAGTTGATATGAGAGATTGTAGGACAAACACCGTGTTCAAGTTGCGTGCAGCCCTTTTATGGACTATTAATGATTTTCCTGCTCGAAGTAGTTTGTCTGGATGGAGTGGTCAAAAATACAAAGCTTGTCCAACATGTAACGAAGACACTTCTTTGACACGAGTGATTGGTAAGACATCATATGTAGGTCACAGAAGATTCTTGCCCAGTAACCATCGATTTAGAAGGGACACCAACTTTGATGGAGAAATTGAAAGAAGACATCCACCAAGACGTTTTACTTGTGAGGAAATTCTCGAACAAGTAAACAAACTTGTGCCACAAGTTCCTGGAAAACATGACCAATTTGGTGGTGTAAAACGCAGACGAGTTGCAGAAGATCAAAATTGGAGGAAAAAAAGTATCAATCCACAGAGGAAGAAAACAATCATTAAGAATAACATCATTAGTATCAATGTTAGTGGTGAATGGTACAAAGATGACCCATTTATACTTGCTACCCAAGctaagcaagtattttaccTCGATGATTT includes:
- the LOC133030482 gene encoding uncharacterized protein LOC133030482, with product MGGLNRVYEFLNPGAISTDAGDKSNRCQALVARMTRMTNSEKWLIAPYNNRKMFHWMLVVIQPSTQTVAYLDSGNDDIPDDLNFIISTSFTMYNRMVRRPDRPTQWMTLFVLDNLDDKQCGYYVMKFIESFMVVEDPIQLLTRQDRFSTPYTNDEINIMRDRWIHYVKAEAERQQLPC
- the LOC133029928 gene encoding uncharacterized protein LOC133029928; amino-acid sequence: MTVGQAINGHVAWPKDYLTPVGKYLTQPPTKKLQKQPVKKSSEDLLGPPTQPLKHPGRPSKAKVNAKYAQPRQTSSIIAFWNFVKRWPKSSMLQFQVQNELFGVADDSIWLAKSDIQELCTMQYLGAQQIGVWCKYDL
- the LOC133030483 gene encoding uncharacterized protein LOC133030483, which translates into the protein MIQEQMEKEVGHQITEFDRSEIWKRSRTKSNVEVEGPTAEVVKRIDELRKQVAEGLVQVEGKRDVLTMALGTDEHGGRVRAMGFGVTQTQYFNTPRPKGKNVDGSNQASSELERRVRETEECNRKLEDKVDELIRLISSQHSSVASGSGVGGASTEPPNVDIASEPVARPSSAANVYSAPDPIAQPSGDANVYSAPDPIAQPSGTANVYSPSPPHFREEIAPAAAPPPTGGSSEETLPCWMHCLLEPSGMVLKVASGHIVKEKYLKDGKFSINMEEYLYTKIISTIH
- the LOC115712281 gene encoding uncharacterized protein LOC115712281 is translated as MKKYMHVLTIASYTVRCLWMQYGVPLVVSLGGKKKKNSDEVKVGVPAKVLWYLPPIPRLVRFFQNANHAKNLIWHASDRKVDGKMRHPADSPAWKSIDARWPEFGNEPRNIRLGLSADGINPHTSLSSKYSCWPVLLVMYNLPPWLVMKRKFTMLTLLISSPSQPGNDIDVYLAPLVDDLSRLWHEGVSAYDAFRKEEFNLKAILLWTINDFPAFGNLSGYSVKGYKACPICEERTCSMYLKHSKKMCYMGHRRFLPKEHVFRTWKKAFDGKQEFGLPPPPLLGEQVLEKLNKVQFHLGKRKANPKKRKGRREKSDVVANEPQGPWKKKSIFFELEYWKHLLIRHNLDVMHIEKNVSDSLLNTLFNIPGRSKDGIKSRLDLKELGIRSNLHPQVVGRRTFLPPACHALTKAEKQSLCGSISQVKVPEGYSSNVSDWVDMKKLILSGLKSHDHHILIQHILPVSIRSVLPKKVRYAITRLCLFFKSLFCKVVDVPKLQNLKIEIIEVLCYLEQFFPPSFFDIMVHLTVHLVREVKLCGPVYLRWMYPFERYMKILKGYVRNRSRPEGCIVESYIVEETIEFCSDYLSEVTTVGSRSTRVDREISRGGRGFSVCGVSRADCEEAHRLVLQNTDVVQPYIEEHFNWIKTTNPTKARNQKWVQDEHYRNFSTWLKNKVYAEMCESPCSVSNTLLCISRGPSCDVLKFPSYYINSTQFCTQARDKSRKTQNSGVMIVAKAFQISSSKDKNPIECDMSFYGVIQEIWELDYSSFRIPVFLCDWVRSDNGVKDDEFGFKLVDLNRIGHKSDRFIMASQASQVFYMSDPLDARWSVVLTTQPKDYDNQECNGDDLMLSDQIHQITPPPVDVTVGDDIISSRDDGEGLWLNESINT
- the LOC133030484 gene encoding uncharacterized protein LOC133030484, translated to MVPRKYRRGLSAANTGSSFLQWCTSSFLQSDGEQKCILAAFCWAIWVARNNLVWQGKVFNPSNVVVFATKYLEQWRNARKSNLDSSWSELQMGDGNGHWTPPTETSLKVDVDATLFNGGNSYGIGMVARNHDGVLIEARTVLSHGAVDPPLAEAIGLKEALSWIKDMQWQNVSLESDCLVAIQAIRSSLKMHSLFGLVIRDCKTLFNTIGIISVVFVKRSANVVAYNFAKAAMLFPNRRFSLEDVPTDLLSCLVAEVIG